The following are encoded in a window of Cryptococcus neoformans var. neoformans B-3501A chromosome 13, whole genome shotgun sequence genomic DNA:
- a CDS encoding hypothetical protein (Match to EST gb|CF192951.1|CF192951; HMMPfam hit to DUF383, Domain of unknown function (DUF383), score: 76.1, E(): 9.2e-20; HMMPfam hit to DUF384, Domain of unknown function (DUF384), score: 44.1, E(): 3.9e-10), with amino-acid sequence MASLTELFQFLDSPNPSARHLALQNLVGHTPKNSTNRNIFIPSSFAGTTTSGNGLVPNKRKDGSDEDEIKIKALKDLTYLCMDQAPIAHDALSALINLSDNPVVARHISDKEFLVWLVSYTANTTSPLSPLTSMLLSNITSHPSLISNLANLTIPIIPLPKSKHYPPYFLPASGSASSTIHPDFRDPTIGLVNAEAGQEPEREIEAIRALVQAFEDGASDGVKEGTGKRKGDCNFLASVFANISMAPATRQLLLIPRPPFPQPADATPSEGDEPLLSKIVVYTGHPDTIRRGGALGCIKNCAMDRASMGWLLASEEDRVRLPSDPTRMIKGVDVLPWVLAPLMGPEEYDIDEMDKLPPTLQFLPPEKERERDPVLRMMCVEILLLLATTFTGREALRNRGAYYVVREHHKVETDQQIKDSIERFVGLLQRDESRDTKEDHIEELVRGAVKQEGEEEEMGELDVVEV; translated from the exons ATGGCTTCCCTTACCGAGCTCTTCCAATTTCTCGACTCTCCTAACCCCTCAGCTAGGCATCTCGCTCTCCAAAACCTTGTAGGCCACACTCCCAAGAACTCGACCAACCgaaacatcttcatcccttcctcttttgctGGCACCACTACTAGCGGCAACGGACTGGTGCCCAAcaaaaggaaagatgggTCAGATGAGGACGAAATCAAAATAAAGGCTTTGAAGGACTTGACATACTTGTGCATGGACCAAGCG CCCATCGCACACGATGCCCTTTCCGCTTTGATCAACCTTTCGGATAATCCTGTTGTGGCCCGACACATTTCCGACAAGGAATTTCTTGTCTGGCTTGTATCGTATACTGCC AACACCACctcccctctttctccccttACTTCCATGTTGCTGTCCAACATCACTTCCCACCCTTCTTTGATCTCCAATCTTGCCAATCTCACAATCCCTATaatccctctccccaaATCTAAACACTATCCACCGTATTTCCTTCCTGCTTCTGGATCAGCATCATCGACTATCCACCCTGATTTCCGTGACCCTACAATCGGTCTTGTCAATGCCGAGGCCGGTCAAGAACCTGAGAGGGAGATCGAAGCGATCCGAGCATTGGTACAGGCTTTTGAGGATGGTGCTTCTGATGGTGTAAAGGAGGGTACCGGTAAACGTAAGGGTGACTGTAACTTTTTGGCTTCAGTCTTTGCCAACATCTCAATGGCCCCTGCAACCAGacaacttcttctcattcctcgtcctccctTTCCGCAACCTGCCGATGCTACACCTTCAGAAGGCGATGAGCCCCTGTTATCAAAAATTGTTGTTTACACAGGTCACCCTGATACTATCAGGCGAGGTGGTGCCCTGGGATGTATCAAGAACTGTGCTATGGACCGGGCCAGTATGGGTTGGTTGTTGGCTAGTGAAG AGGACCGAGTTAGATTGCCCTCAGACCCTACGCGAATGATCAAGGGCGTTGATGTTTTGCCTTGGGTTTTGGCTCCTCTCATGGGTCCTGAAGAATATGACATTGAT GAAATGGACAAGCTCCCCCCTACTCTGCAGTTCCTTCCTCCCGAGAAGGAACGTGAGAGGGACCCAGTGCTCCGTATGATGTGTGTCGAAATTCTGCTTTTGCTTGCTACTA CTTTCACTGGCCGAGAAGCCCTTCGAAACCGAGGTGCCTACTACGTCGTTCGAGAGCACCACAAGGTTGAGACAGATCAACAG ATCAAGGACTCTATTGAGCGATTTGTTGGTCTCTTACAACGTGACGAAAGTAGAGATACCAAGGAAGATCATATAGAAGAGCTTGTCAGGGGTGCAGTCaagcaagaaggagaggaagaagaaatgggaGAATTGGATGTCGTTGAGGTCTAA
- a CDS encoding hypothetical protein (HMMPfam hit to WD40, WD domain, G-beta repeat, score: 92.2, E(): 1.3e-24) — translation MLSTFRTGVKDIELANPPTDSISRIEFSPTADILAVASWDNNVRLYDVNSQGQNQGKAMYSHQAPVLDLTWSADGQYVFSSGCDNAAQMYNVQTQQAQQVAQHDAPIKCVEFAEVPGSGQVLITAGWDKKLKYWDLRSPNPIATIDLSDRAYSMSVAQQLLVCATGDRQLHVINLSSPTTIFKSIESPLKWQTRVVSCFPTGDAFAVGSIEGRVAIQYPGEDDKRNFSFKCHRYDIPTGSMPRTPAVSGSQNVFAINSLTFHKVQGTFCSGGSDGSLTFWDGISRTKLKTFSCKDLNNGDTDVRPPRFGTPIVSTSFNRTQEIIAYAMSYDWSKGHSGVPPAGQNINKVMLHPVKPEEVNKKPKRN, via the exons ATGCTCTCTACCTTCCGAACCGGCGTCAAGGATATTGAACTCGCCAACCCTCCTACAGACTCAATCTCTAGAATCGAATTCTCTCCCACCGCCGACATACTTGCTGTTGCGAGTTGGGACAACAAT GTGCGGTTATACGACGTAAACTCGCAAGGGCAGAACCAAGGGAAGGCGATGTACTCTCATCAGGCTCCTGTGCTTGATTTAACTTGGTCGGCA GACGGCCAATATGTCTTCTCCTCCGGATGCGACAACGCTGCTCAAATGTACAACGTCCAAACACAGCAAGCACAACAAGTAGCTCAACATGATGCACCCATAAAGTGTGTTGAATTTGCCGAAGTGCCGGGAAGTGGACAGGTTTTGATTACAGCGGGTTGGGATAAGAAACTCAAG TACTGGGACTTGAGATCACCCAACCCTATTGCAACTATCGACCTCTCTGATAGGGCCTATTCGATGAGCGTTGCTCAACAACTGTTGGTCTGTGCTACCGGTGACCGTCAACTGCATGTCATCAATCTTTCAAGCCCTaccaccatcttcaag AGTATCGAGTCACCGTTGAAATGGCAAACACGAGTTGTCAGCTGTTTTCCTACTGGAGACGCATTCGCTGTTGGAAGTATTGAGGGACGAGTAGCTATCCA ATACCctggagaggatgataa GCGAAATTTCTCTTTCAAATGTCATCGATACGACATCCCTACTGGTAGCATGCCGCGAACTCCCGCCGTCAGCGGCTCCCAGAATGTTTTCGCTATCAACTCTCTCACTTTCCACAAGGTGCAGGGAACTTTCTGCTCTGGTGGCAGCGACGGTAGTTTGACATTCTGGGACGGTATCTCTCGAACAAAGCTTAAGA CTTTCTCCTGCAAGGATTTGAACAACGGAGACACAGATGTACGACCACCAAGATTTGGTACTCCCATCGTGTCTACTTCCTTTAACCGAACCCAAGAAATCATCGCGTA TGCCATGTCATATGATTGGTCCAAGGGCCACAGCGGTGTCCCACCTGCGGGACAAAACATTAACAAAGTTATGTTGCACCCTGTCAAGCCTGAAGAAGTCAACAAGAAGCCCAAGAGGAATTAA
- a CDS encoding hypothetical protein (HMMPfam hit to PCNA_C, Proliferating cell nuclear antigen, C-terminal domain, score: 129.2, E(): 9.6e-36; HMMPfam hit to PCNA_N, Proliferating cell nuclear antigen, N-terminal domain, score: 251.8, E(): 1.2e-72), with protein MLEARVKQAVVLKKLLDAIKELVSDGNLDCTEEGISLQAMDNSHIALVALKLEASEFDEYRCDRNMPLGVNLASLTKILKCAKDTDVVTLKASDDADALNLIFESPKEDRVGEYEMKLMDIDQEHLGIPDTQYDATVSMSSAEFARICRDLAVLGESVKIECSKEGVTFSADGEVGKGSVLLRQNAGQDRSRVKDENEMDEDGKLDIKPKTKREARRDPDEDDEDGQRSDVDVKPDIEGEDELQDEEEQEGEEQPKKRKAAGKKDKANKRAKKEDVEDPGVSIILERQVSLTFSLKYLTNFAKSAPLAREVTLHMSNDVPLLVQFEFEQGTLQFFLAPKIADE; from the exons ATGCTTGAAGCACGCGTAAAACAAGCTGTAGTCCTCAAGAAACTCTTGGATG CTATCAAGGAACTTGTCTCTGATGGTAATCTCGATTGTACTGAGGAAGGTATC TCTCTTCAAGCCATGGACAATTCCCATATCGCTTTGGTCGCCCTAAAGCTTGAAGCTTCCGAATTTGATGAATACAGATGCGACCGAAACATGCCACTCGGTGTCAAT CTTGCCTCTTTGACCAAGATTCTCAAATGTGCTAAAGATACTGATGTTGTCACACTTAAGGCTTCTGACGATGCCGATGCACTCAACCTTATATTTGAATCTCCTA AGGAGGATCGTGTTGGCGAGTACGAAATGAAGCTAATGGACATCGATCAAGAACACCTTGGCATCCCCGACACTCAATACGATGCCACCGTTTCCATGTCCTCTGCTGAATTTGCTCGCATCTGCCGCGATCTCGCTGTCCTCGGCGAGTCAGTCAAAATCGAATGCTCCAAGGAGGGTGTCACCTTCTCCGCAGACGGTGAAGTTGGGAAGGGTTCTGTTCTTCTCCGTCAAAATGCTGGTCAGGACAGAAGCAGAgtcaaggatgagaatgagatggatgaggatggaaagTTGGATATCAAGCCCAAAACAAAACGGGAAGCCAGACGGGACCCtgacgaggatgacgaggacggCCAGAGGTCCGACGTTGATGTGAAGCCGGATATTGAGGGCG AGGACGAACTTcaggacgaagaagagcaagaaggagaggagcagCCCAAGAAGCGAAAGGCGGCtggcaagaaggacaag GCCAATAAGCgagccaagaaggaggacgtTGAAGATCCTGGAGTATCTATCATCCTTGAACGACAAGTTTCTCTCACGTTTTCTTTAAAATACCTCACCAACTTTGCCAAATCCGCTCCTCTTGCCAGAGAAGTCACTTTGCATATGAGTAACGATGTGCCTCTTCTGGTGCAGTTTGAGTTTGAACAGGGAACATTGCAATTCTTTTTGGCGCCGAAG ATTGCGGACGAATAA
- a CDS encoding hypothetical protein (HMMPfam hit to Syja_N, SacI homology domain, score: 306.6, E(): 3.7e-89) gives MTFNALPLHETLNLYVSPTAYIFEPASSSAGHAGIDGTIFVDEKNVRESMVVDRQTGQISLSTASHIPFGKEKVITCYGIIGILSLATTDFLLIVTSRTPSCRLLSHPIYLANDYRLLPVSPLSTSSAILEHPVEKELISLVEQGLKSSKLWFSYGWDLTNSLQRQQEIDLKLSQSGEQWPVWKRADERFFWNRFLMDKMIDVTESGEADLSRFILPIMYGSIELRSSTLNSRDLLFLLISRRSRYRAGTRYFTRGINPSGHVANFNETEQIVLYDPIPEDGEAYRRGKVEGRERLSFVQTRGSVPLFWAEVNNLRYKPDLQIMDYTETPQALKAHLDSMIKTYGHTYLVNLVNQKGHEQPVKEAFERYMSLVASSDPSIQEKAHYLYFDFHHECKGLRFDRISLLVEKLATALEDMGWYHSVNPDSSTYALFRPNSADTQVLAKQMGVVRTNCMDCLDRTNVAQAALARWVLNRQLRKVGILSVKEGVEDHEEFMIMFRNVWADHGDTVSRAYAGTGALKSDFTRTGKRSKEGLLEDGYKSVVRYIRNNFFDGDRQDGFDILTGAWIAKRGGVPPLTDTRPLIMRSMPYILAFALTMITAALTLPRTSEMSIYSFLILWFFLAFLSGSYIWGNGTSYVSWPRLNPPLEILSYSGPGHRSAVRGRGMSFAAVVPLFDRRRRNGPGAGLLGATGGIGGRNDGRPAMYKMEESELGRRKGALID, from the exons ATGACATTCAATGCTCTGCCT CTTCACGAAACCTTAAACCTCTACGTCTCTCCTACCGCTTACATTTTCGAGCCCGCTTCCTCCAGTGCTGGCCATGCGGGAATCGACGGCACCATATTTGTTGATGAGAAAAATGTAAGGGAGAGTATGGTTGTGGACCGTCAGACCGGCCAGATTAGCTTGAGTA CGGCTTCTCATATACCAtttggaaaggaaaaggttaTTACATGCTACGGTATTATTGGTATTCTCAGCCTTGCTACTA CCGATTTCCTTCTTATTGTCACTTCTCGCACTCCCTCATGtcgccttctttctcaCCCTATCTACCTCGCGAATGATTATCGACTTCTTCCTGTTTCCCCTCTGTCGACTTCTTCCGCCATTCTTGAACATCCTGTAGAGAAGGAACTCATCTCTCTTGTCGAGCAGGGTCTCAAATCCAGCAAACTCTGGTTCTCGTATGGTTGGGACCTTACCAATTCTTTGCAGAGGCAACAAGAGATCGATCTGAAGCTCTCACAGTCCGGAGAACAATGGCCAGTCTGGAAACGGGCAGATGAACGATTCTTTTGGAATAGGTTTCTCATGGACAAGATGATTGACGTGACCGAGTCCGGTGAGGCAGATCTCAGCCGATTTATCCTTCCCATAATGTACGGCTCTATCGAGCTTCGGTCATCCACTCTTAACTCTCGggatcttcttttcctacTCATCTCTCGGCGATCTCGTTACCGAGCCGGTACCAGATACTTCACTCGAGGTATCAACCCCTCTGGCCACGTCGCCAATTTCAACGAGACTGAGCAAATTGTTCTGTATGACCCTATCCcggaggatggagaagcctacagaaggggaaaggTAGAGGGTAGGGAAAGACTGAGCTTTGTGCAGACAAGAGGGAGCGTTCCGCTCTTTTGGGCAGAGGTCAACAACTTGAGATACAAGCCTGATTTGCAAATTATGGATTACACTGAGACG CCTCAAGCCCTCAAAGCGCATCTCGACAGTATGATTAAGACCTATGGCCATACATATCTTGTGAACCTTGTAAACCAAAAGGGACACGAACAACCTGTCAAGGAAGCCTTTGAGCGCTACATGTCTCTTGTCGCCTCGTCCGACCCGTCCATCCAGGAGAAAGCTCATTACCTCTACTTTGACTTTCACCACGAGTGCAAAGGTCTAAGGTTTGACCGAATTTCCCTTTTGGTCGAGAAGCTTGCGACCGCACTTGAGGATATGGGCTGGTATCATTCGGTCAACCCCGACTCTTCAACCTATGCTCTCTTCCGACCAAACTCTGCAGACACCCAGGTACTTGCTAAGCAAATGGGTGTCGTCAGAACCAACTGTATGGATTGTCTTGACAGGACCAATGTCGCACAAGCGGCTCTGGCTAGATGGGTTTTGAACCGGCAGTTAAGGAAGGTTGGGATCCTGAGCGTCAAGGAAGGTGTGGAGGACCATGAAGAGTTTATGATTATGTTCCGGAATG TGTGGGCCGATCATGGTGACACCGTCTCCCGTGCTTATGCAGGAACCGGTGCTCTTAAATCCGACTTTACTCGTACCGGTAAACGATCCAAGGAGGGTCTCCTGGAAGATGGCTACAAAAGCGTGGTGAGATACATTAGGAATAACTTCTTCGACGGCGACCGTCAG GATGGTTTTGATATTCTAACTGGAGCATGGATAGCCAAAAGGGGCGGCGTTCCTCCGTTGACTGATACAAGACCTCTTATCATGCGCTCG ATGCCGTACATACTAGCGTTTGCTCTCACTATGATTACCGCAGCTCTCACACTCCCACGAACCTCAGAGATGTCCATATattctttcctcatcctgTGGTTCTTTCTTGCATTCTTATCAGGAAGCTATATTTGGGGCAAT GGTACATCATACGTCTCCTGGCCGCGTTTGAACCCTCCTCTAGAGATTCTCTCTTACTCTGGACCGGGTCACCGCTCTGCGGTCCGCGGTCGAGGTATGTCATTCGCAGCCGTCGTGCCGTTATTCGACCGTCGACGCCGAAATGGTCCTGGAGCTGGCCTACTTGGTGCCACCGGGGGCATCGGAGGAAGGAACGATGGAAGGCCTGCAATGTATAAGATGGAGGAGTCAGAGTTGggcaggaggaagggtgcGTTGATTGATTAA
- a CDS encoding hypothetical protein (Match to ESTs gb|CF194310.1|CF194310, gb|CF193396.1|CF193396, gb|CF193395.1|CF193395; HMMPfam hit to GMC_oxred_C, GMC oxidoreductase, score: 88.6, E(): 1.6e-23; HMMPfam hit to GMC_oxred_N, GMC oxidoreductase, score: 263.8, E(): 2.9e-76) yields the protein MLAPLALLPLLSLMLPQASADTRPGSLPHNLHHPYRRSLKRSITSDASSINGESFDFVIAGGGVAGLTLAARLSEWSNVTVLCIEAGGDGSNYEDQIDIPGYSYLNSLTGTAYDWAYNTVPQTDALDLTKYWPRGKGLGGSGAINGLFWGRASSIEYDAWATLNPNGNETWNWEEVNKYIKKSENLTAPPTDIQEKFGIVVNASAHGDDGPIQIGFSEYIFDEVAKWIPTWETLGLSGKDLAGGSTHGAMISTSTINMRNQTRSDSKAGYIDPLPPRSNLVILTEQQVTGVIFNGSTDASGNIVASGVTFQANSNSANYSVQANKEVLLAGGTVGSPQILQLSGIGPKDLLSSLGIDTKIDLPVGYNLQDHVSYSMYWSTPQGTLTWSNLSASSTLQSEQLAQYKSNFTGMWTYVNEAVGYPSMSDIMQSSSSASTYASTVSSAIDGMVTNVTSWLDLPDTVATGLTSQYQIQQQWLTEDIGQLEIVLTLLGNGGNELGIQVALQHPFSRGTIFINSTDPFTQPNINPDYFGVGYDIDIMAYGSEFARRLAAASPLSDVMITETAPGSSVTGDSLATYTKQNCGTEYHPLGTCSMLPKNSGGVVDTTLTVYGTSNLRVIDTSIAPLQLSAHLMATTYGIAEKGADIIKKKYWYVDPVTSSSATVAAATTSTEATTAAVGDATDTAVTNINQNNAESGSTLSSGAKIGIGVGVGVGAAAVLAGLLLFFVMRKRNQKEDEKGWYGDRQEGWNPDAGDAYKEPGSAYPMADFDSHNSYASPTPAFIGNHSRNQSINTIATADLASRTPMRNSSSFSYAAGGPGVGRTASPYRDDMSDDGNGQGHVYQAPEAPAGQQATRGEQRYQPVNIR from the exons ATGCTCGCACCTCTCGCATTGCTCCCTTTGCTCTCCCTGATGCTTCCTCAGGCGTCTGCGGACACTCGACCAGGGAGCCTTCCCCATaaccttcatcatccctATCGCCGTTCCCTCAAGCGATCCATTACCTCGGACGCGTCCTCTATCAATGGCGAATCGTTCGACTTTGTGattgctggtggtggtgttgCTGGTTTGACTCTCGCAGCAAGATTGAGTGAATGGAGTAATGTGACCGTCTTATGTATCGAAGCCGGTGGAGACGGCTCTAACTACGAGGATCAAATTGATATCCCTG GCTACTCCTATCTCAACTCCCTCACGGGTACTGCGTATGACTGGGCATACAACACTGTTCCACAGACAGATGCTCTCGACCTCACGAAGTATTGGCCCAGAGGAAAAGGCTTGGGTGGTTCAGGTGCCATCAACGGTTTATTTTGGGGAAGAGCGAGTTCCATCGAGTATGATGCTTGGGCTA CTTTAAATCCTAATGGCAATGAGACATGGAATTGGGAAGAAGTAAACAAGTACATCAAGAAG TCCGAGAATCTCACCGCTCCTCCCACTGATATCCAGGAAAAGTTTGGTATCGTCGTTAACGCATCTGCCCACGGCGACGATGGACCCATTCAAATCGGTTTTTCCGAATATATTTTCGACGAGGTGGCTAAGTGGATTCCTACCTGGGAAACTCTTGGGCTCTCTGGGAAAGATCTCGCAGGCGGCTCAACACACGGTGCCATGatttccacttccaccatcAACATGCGGAACCAGACGCGATCCGATTCCAAGGCCGGCTACATcgaccctcttcctccaaggTCCAACCTTGTGATTTTGACTGAACAACAGGTCACAGGTGTCATATTCAATGGAAGCACAGACGCGAGTGGAAACATCGTCGCCAGTGGTGTTACTTTCCAAGCGAACAGCAACTCGGCCAATTATTCCGTTCAGGCCAATAAGGAAGTACTTTTGGC CGGTGGAACTGTTGGTTCCCCTCAGATTCTTCAGCTCTCAGGTATTGGGCCCAAGGACCTACTGTCCAGCCTTGGCATCGATACTAAAATTGACTTGCCCGTTGGATATAACCTTCAGGATCACGTTTCGTACTCTATGTATTGGTCCACTCC TCAAGGTACCCTTACATGGAGCAATCTGAGTGCATCCTCCACGCTTCAGAGCGAGCAGTTGGCTCAATACAAGTCAAATTTCACCGGCATGTGGACTTACGTCAATGAAGCCGTTGGAT ACCCCTCTATGTCCGATATCATGCAGTCAAGCTCGTCAGCATCTACTTACGCCTCGACAGTATCCTCTGCTATTGACGGCATGGTCACCAACGTCACTTCCTGGCTCGATCTTCCGGATACTGTTGCTACCGGTCTTACGTCACAGTACCAGATCCAGCAACAGTGGCTTACCGAGGATATTGGGCAGCTCGAAATTGTTCTTACCCTGCTTGGTAATGGTGGCAACGAATTGGGTATCCAAGTCGCTTTGCAACATCCTTTCTCTCGAGGTACCATTTTCATCAACTCTACCGACCCTTTCACCCAGCCGAACATCAATCCGGACTACTTTGGCGTTGGTTACGACATTGATATTATGGCCTACGGCTCTGAATTCGCCAGGCGTTTGGCTGCTGCGAGTCCTTTGTCCGACGTCATGATCACCGAGACCGCTCCCGGATCCAGCGTCACCGGTGACTCTCTTGCTACCTACACGAAACAGAATTGTGGAACTGAGTACCACCCCCTCGGTACTTGCTCCATGCTTCCCAAGAACAGCGGTGGTGTCGTCGACACCACTCTTACTGTCTATGGTACCAGTAACTTGCGAGTCATTGACACTTCTATTGCTCCCTTGCAGCTCTCCGCACACTTGATGGCCACTACGTATGGTATTGCCGAAAAAGGTGCTGacatcatcaagaagaagtatTGGTATGTTGACCCTGTCACCAGCTCGTCCGCGACTGTAGCAGCTGCCACCACCTCGACCGAAGCCACGACGGCTGCTGTAGGCGACGCCACCGACACTGCTGTCACCAACATTAATCAGAACAATGCTGAGTCTGGTAGTACCTTGAGCTCAGGTGCTAAAATCGGTATTGGAGTTGGTGTTGGTGTTGGCGCCGCTGCTGTTCTGGCAGGTCTGTTGTTATTCTTcgtgatgaggaagaggaaccagaaggaggacgaaAAGGGATGGTACGGTGACAGACAAGAGGGATGGAACCCGGATGCTGGAGATG CTTACAAGGAGCCTGGGTCTGCCTATCCTATGGCTGATTTCGATTCTCACAATTCCTATGCTTCTCCCACACCTGCTTTCATTGGAAACCACTCTCGGAACCAATCCATAAATACTATCGCCACGGCGGATCTTGCTTCTCGCACGCCCATGCgcaactcttcctccttctcctacGCTGCCGGTGGTCCTGGTGTCGGGCGGACTGCAAGCCCGTACAGGGATGATATGAGCGATGACGGAAATGGTCAAGGTCATGTGTATCAGGCTCCCGAAGCGCCCGCTGGTCAACAAGCCACAAGGGGCGAACAAAGGTATCAGCCTGTTAACATTAGATAA
- a CDS encoding hypothetical protein (Match to ESTs gb|CF194832.1|CF194832, gb|CF192371.1|CF192371, gb|CF190246.1|CF190246): MYSSAIMTFLFGALLSLPGIYANSPWLGCVLTTAATAVGSVSSRQSSSSVCSTYCAGRSYPYAYYVGGILLGNNCYCGSEANIISPVNYAAPSTSLTTSCLPILQAGVFDTSSTFSYTGCYAPSGLLSGLINTVTGVLGTTVSSPRACFQMCADTPAAYYTPYLLGLSTLTPRYGCVCGDETVVSGVPTLCGLGQFYAYSHSAAAAASSLPRRKRAHERILAGKRSEVIKERNWDCPTGMQACNIDGVANSWECIDPTTELESCGGCRYGDYSASANSSEPTGVDCTALPGVLRGSVTCSDSKCEAFACKRGWTLRDGECVKTFTFQL, translated from the exons ATGTACTCTTCCGCCATCATGACTTTCCTGTTCGGcgctctcctctctctcccagGCATCTACGCCAACTCACCTTGGCTTGGTTGCGTCCTTACAACCGCAGCGACCGCTGTTGGCAGTGTGAGCTCCCGACAGAGTTCAAGTAGCGTGTGCTCA ACATACTGTGCCGGACGAAGCTACCCTTACGCATATTATGTCGGCGGCATCCTTCTTGGTAACAACTGCTACTGTGGTAGTGAAGCCAACATCATTAGCCCTGTCAACTATGCCGCGCCCAGCACTTCCCTCACCACTAGTTGTCTTCCTATCCTTCAAGCTGGT GTCTTTGacacttcttccaccttctcctaCACCGGCTGCTATGCCCCATCTGGTCTGCTTTCCGGCTTGATCAACACTGTTACCGGTGTTCTCGGCACCACTGTCTCGTCTCCCCGAGCTTGTTTTCAGATGTGTGCCGATACCCCGGCGGCTTACTATACCCCCTATCTCTTGGGACTTTCAACGCTCACTCCTCGTTACGGATGTGTTTGCGGTGACGAGACTGTCGTCTCTGGTGTTCCTACCCTCTGTGGTCTCGGCCAGTTCTATGCTTATAGCCACTCTGCTGCGGCGGCTGCTAGTTCCCTTCCCAGGAGGAAGCGAGCTCATGAGAGAATCCTTGCTGGAAAGAGGTCTGAGGTGATTAAGGAGAGGAATTGGGACTGCCCTACCGGTATGCAAGCCTGTAACATTGACGGGGTGGCTAACTCTTGGGAA TGCATTGACCCTACTACGGAACTTGAATCATGCGGCGGCTGTCGTTACGGTGATTACAGTGCCAGTGCTAATTCCTCCGAGCCCACGGGTGTTGA CTGCACTGCCCTTCCCGGTGTACTACGAGGTTCCGTAACTTGTTCTGACAGCAAATGTGAGGCCTTCGCGTGTAAGCGCGGATGGACTCTTCGTGACGGAGAATGCGTCAAAACCTTTACGTTCCAGTTGTAA